A single window of Dermacentor albipictus isolate Rhodes 1998 colony chromosome 1, USDA_Dalb.pri_finalv2, whole genome shotgun sequence DNA harbors:
- the LOC139054364 gene encoding mitochondrial sodium/calcium exchanger protein-like, with product MAACEKVHDLNITALQCAFVRDTADCHVDESWLEYTTFAYCGSLAPYLPIGAEVLGIALLFLVLGMTADDFLCPALVVVSRTLHLSESVAGVTLLAFGNGAPDIISSLAGIEQSRPALVIGELLGAGTFVTAVVAGTVFLLCRFELEPDSFLRDTVFYLAASFWTFYLFYAGGVTLGHAVGYLGLYCVYIVVVLAGHFWKQAQPEELRALPDSSVKVVVDGPAEPPVHSHLLVPPASPDWAQERRSSVSSVASNSSAGGARRRRNSTGNLHRHHEHAIAAFMQASHEASIERRISQCSQPPLEPFVVSEKTPLLGATPTSVVVQDPGPWAEFLSQLVPWDPEEWAERSVAGKIYDVVTFPVRFVLVLTVPVVDYENAKNNWCRPLNALHCVTAPVFVVVVLGRADDYVADKLPSWVLALLIGGIAALLVWFSSSFESAPRYHFAFGYAGFILSVLWIYGVANELLDLLRTLGLVAGVSDAILGLTVLAWGNSLGDFVTNVAVARQGYPSMAMAACFGGPLLNLLLGVGLPYTVKLAPVGFGARLPLELTPLVATLYGGLVASLLLSLYATLFCRYQSSRAHGVSLLALYALFLAAALTVESTYA from the coding sequence ATGGCCGCCTGCGAGAAGGTGCACGATCTCAACATCACGGCGCTGCAGTGCGCTTTCGTTCGGGACACTGCCGACTGCCATGTGGACGAGTCGTGGCTCGAGTACACCACCTTCGCCTACTGCGGTTCGCTCGCGCCCTACCTTCCGATCGGCGCCGAGGTGCTCGGCATCGCTCTGCTTTTCCTCGTGCTGGGCATGACTGCCGACGACTTCCTGTGCCCAGCGCTCGTGGTCGTGTCGCGCACACTGCACCTCTCGGAGAGCGTGGCCGGCGTCACGCTGCTCGCCTTCGGCAACGGCGCGCCCGACATCATCTCCTCGCTCGCCGGCATCGAGCAATCGCGGCCCGCGCTCGTCATCGGCGAGCTGCTCGGCGCCGGCACGTTCGTCACCGCCGTGGTGGCCGGCACCGTGTTCTTGCTGTGCCGCTTTGAGCTGGAACCGGACTCGTTTCTGCGCGACACAGTCTTCTACTTGGCCGCATCGTTTTGGACCTTCTACCTCTTCTACGCCGGGGGCGTGACGCTGGGTCATGCCGTCGGCTACCTTGGCCTGTACTGCGTCTACATTGTGGTCGTGCTTGCCGGCCATTTCTGGAAGCAGGCGCAGCCAGAGGAGCTTCGCGCACTTCCGGACAGCTCGGTCAAAGTGGTGGTGGACGGGCCCGCGGAGCCTCCGGTCCATAGTCACCTTCTCGTGCCGCCGGCGTCGCCCGACTGGGCACAGGAACGGAGGTCCTCAGTCAGTAGCGTGGCGAGCAACAGCAGCGCCGGCGGTGCACGGCGACGGCGAAATTCCACGGGCAACCTCCACCGGCACCACGAGCACGCCATCGCGGCCTTCATGCAAGCCTCGCACGAGGCATCGATCGAGCGCCGCATTTCCCAATGCTCGCAACCGCCACTCGAGCCCTTCGTGGTGAGCGAGAAGACGCCGCTCCTGGGCGCCACACCGACCTCCGTGGTGGTCCAGGACCCGGGACCTTGGGCCGAGTTCCTGTCCCAGCTGGTGCCTTGGGACCCTGAGGAGTGGGCCGAACGCAGTGTCGCTGGAAAGATATATGACGTTGTCACGTTTCCCGTGCGGTTCGTTCTCGTGCTGACAGTGCCTGTTGTGGACTACGAGAACGCCAAGAACAACTGGTGTCGTCCGCTCAATGCTTTACACTGCGTGACTGCGCCTGTCTTCGTGGTAGTCGTTCTCGGCCGAGCCGATGACTACGTCGCCGACAAACTTCCATCCTGGGTGCTGGCCCTCCTCATTGGCGGTATCGCTGCTCTGCTTGTGTGGTTCAGCTCTAGCTTCGAGAGCGCGCCGCGCTACCATTTTGCCTTTGGCTACGCTGGTTTTATACTGTCTGTGCTGTGGATCTACGGTGTGGCCAACGAACTGCTGGACCTCTTGCGCACCTTGGGCCTGGTGGCGGGCGTCAGCGACGCCATCTTGGGCCTTACTGTGCTCGCGTGGGGCAACAGTCTCGGAGACTTTGTGACCAACGTGGCCGTGGCGCGTCAGGGATATCCGAGCATGGCGATGGCTGCGTGCTTCGGCGGGCCGCTTCTCAACCTGCTCCTGGGCGTCGGTCTTCCGTATACGGTCAAACTGGCGCCAGTGGGCTTCGGCGCCCGGCTTCCGTTGGAGCTAACGCCACTCGTGGCAACCCTGTACGGAGGCCTTGTTGCTTCCCTGTTGCTGTCGCTGTACGCCACGCTGTTCTGCCGGTACCAGTCGAGTCGCGCTCATGGAGTTTCCTTGCTCGCCCTGTACGCGCTCTTCTTGGCAGCTGCATTGACCGTGGAGAGCACGTACGCTTAG